Proteins from a single region of Antechinus flavipes isolate AdamAnt ecotype Samford, QLD, Australia chromosome 2, AdamAnt_v2, whole genome shotgun sequence:
- the TDRD15 gene encoding tudor domain-containing protein 15 yields the protein MNSKPAFPPSLDMDLKISHIECLSKEILVKFQGKYDIECEFDYHILQSEIQHIPKACDNVGVGEFCLVEEKESGEWHRGQVLENKNQFYKVFLIDCGKELRVSATHVASACDNLFELPPRIAVGVFANILPLGEKWSPKALNYFMSLVGLQVKGHVQAILPHQMVLLEVPRIISELLELQLGRLVDGDSFRLIVEMLKEFPPNPSCSQMPDVLQQQYKRLGSSFSNNEISPSYQHVLDNLQPSLSINCMESVKIASAVSPSRFYCHLTKRLLELENLITAMSLHYEAISRERNPSSDNFGLLCVAKRRNRQWYRGILQQLLPHDHVKIWFMDFGNSEAVPSSYVKKLKQEFSLVPLFSFPCSLSHFSNPNKDIRNSQLKLFKQALLGQMVFAHIDQFDPEERLYYVTFHSQESVISPKNLLQVVRRPLAHSLLMEGETSQPLGDKKASLGNSPEVESFAGDSTPVSSTPEKDPLSKVTICWKTVEMKVNFAYVAFVEYVLNPSNFWVRTNDHQNRFQDLMKKIGELYDSCEKEEMILRKPEPGLFCCARYNKDMHFYRAVITEVNGYKINVYFLDFGNTESVPFYDVKILLQEFCELPALAMCCSLAHACPTEDIWVKKATDFFKKTVFDKALLLKVVAKKNDKYIVNVQCVEASGKVNVVGLMVQAGYAEYWEVKPDCLPKLGTDFLGPNLKPELNIAVAQAKQPLLTVAGHSSVSKSEFSVAAFAGSETPFPRNLGHVSGTCEPLHPYKEYVFKPGTVIDVKCSYFSCPGDFSCQLQSKLPELMLLMEQMQKYYGTHNDPYQAGQIACVARYAKDGKWYRAAVLTQVSPREVDVIFVDYGNQERILFKDLCAINPDFLILEGQAFRCSLNNLIEPVNSESFSWTTKSCIDFGNFISLYNGLLTCIIYALVLIQPNCLCNIVDLRTPFISAREFLVNCGCAQHSAFLKSLPASVSLYSFCYSSFNLKIGSEEEVYISHIRSPKKFYCQLRRNNRSLEVIAAKIEEINNFSNYPKFDGKTRLCLSRYFEDGLFYRAIASPVDLSSYLLVYFVDFGNKQIVEGNKLIPILDHSSELLFTPMQAIKCYLSDLQEVDIPTETNIWFEENFLGKSLKAVVVSRDSDAQLGLELYDGNQQINQKIKTLLQVSGKKYDQGRYMEKFHKKYENKMLSKGSSKDKVYHCHSTITKTNHPKFLENKVDHIVNSKDVHVKLLRSPDSSPIEPVLKSKVNQPLKMRLKNTNEKTIPESASQFDLINEGKPLCAASETCIARPCIAIAKAESVARPQISDLPPPPVHLNARVNGYISNIWSPASFHIQLAESEDLIFTLAKELNEGMADLDRESELTALSVGDLVVAKYAVDNALYRAVIKNVLSRNSFEVEFIDYGNTEIVNLSQIHELDRKFLTVPQLGLHAFLSGVRYNEPDELWDSKTVGYFAEKVKNKLISCEFLKKHEQKWEVNIICDEKCVVNEMMKWIACSKKREKVSKVPETVSKKVTLVIDNKEKKGSNENKRPRASCHQPAKIPKSELKPGQLEKAEILHISKCGNFSVKLSKNAQVSSSLLSLILKEAKENPFLPVENIEEGLECLIKSRFTATWCRAKVEKCLGEEKMLVYLLDCGRYEVVPLLGTKELGHEIRSIPQQAVPCKWIWIENARKMSFESTAHLFSHLETKILFLRYLDAAWEVEILVDGLLLLEYLNFRVSQSEERKQNRSEIVLSVESKSPVLSFRVNSVKWALLQTDRQYRGFATAVSDPSDFCMQLEDFFDTMSSLCRLLLALPDRLPTLPPQLVVPGSSCLFRCGWEDQWKRAEVSEVSTQSVQLLLMDYGFSVSIPRSECANLRILPDELLCLPRLTYHCALHGILPANGDHWEEAAKAFFKDLLSKPGLFFQPRKYSPGMKLEVEVTHGKNSLADLLVVAGHAVFSKEVAHLVAVNSIQSTKIEYKLQGRHFYPLLDKKVFPNENVLLTCTGKEGPQQWKFVPWKDVYKNIFGKATPSTCFHSRNLTLRKKIGNGKHKSKSTIKFETCERNTFWEQHNHWRNESSCIENIPENLPAEGAWKTYNLCTRIKTLNINEEMVLEKKSNQEGGENSDHFSISLPATVQKETNLGISLPATVQKELNPGSPEGCAHHSTMCGDAIEDSNDFLQLGDVQLKRNLIS from the exons TTTGGTGAAGTTTCAGGGCAAATATGATATCGAATGTGAATTTGACTATCACATATTGCAGAGTGAAATACAGCACATCCCCAAAGCCTGCGATAATGTTGGCGTTGGTGAATTTTGTTTGGTGGAAGAAAAAGAATCTGGAGAATGGCATAGAGGACAAGTCTTGGAAAATAAAAACCAGTTCTATAAAGTATTTCTCATAGATtgtgggaaagaattgagagtcaGTGCTACCCACGTGGCTTCTGCCTGTGACAACTTATTTGAACTCCCTCCAAGGATAGCAGTTGGTGTTTTTGCCAACATACTACCTCTTGGGGAGAAGTGGTCTCCCAAGGCTTTAAATTACTTCATGTCATTAGTAGGACTTCAAGTGAAGGGACACGTGCAGGCCATTCTGCCTCATCAAATGGTTCTTCTGGAAGTTCCAAGAATCATCTCTGAGCTTCTTGAACTACAGTTGGGAAGGCTTGTGGACGGAGATTCGTTTCGTCTTATTGTAGAAATGTTAAAAGAATTTCCCCCAAATCCCTCTTGTTCCCAAATGCCAGATGTGCTGCAGCAACAGTATAAAAGACTCGGGTCTTCATTCAGCAACAACGAGATTTCACCCAGTTATCAACATGTCCTAGATAACTTGCAGCCATCCCTGTCAATTAACTGTATGGAGAGCGTGAAAATCGCTTCTGCCGTCAGTCCCAGTAGGTTTTATTGTCACTTAACAAAACGGTTGCTGGAGCTGGAAAACTTAATCACAGCGATGTCTTTGCACTATGAAGCAATCAGCAGAGAGAGAAATCCTTCAAGTGATAATTTTGGACTGCTTTGTGTCGCCAAAAGGAGAAATAGACAGTGGTATCGAGGGATTCTCCAGCAGCTCCTACCCCATGACCATGTGAAAATTTGGTTCATGGACTTTGGCAACAGTGAAGCTGTGCCCTCCAGCTATGTGAAGAAACTTAAGCAAGAGTTCAGTTTAGtgccattattttcttttccatgttcTCTGTCTCATTTCAGTAATCCAAATAAAGACATAAGGAATTCTCAGCTTAAGTTGTTTAAACAGGCTTTGTTGGGGCAGATGGTGTTTGCACATATCGATCAGTTTGATCCCGAGGAGCGCTTATATTACGTGACCTTCCACAGTCAAGAATCTGTGATCAGCCCCAAGAATCTGCTACAGGTAGTCAGACGCCCTCTGGCACACAGCCTGCTGATGGAGGGAGAGACCTCTCAGCCTTTGGGAGACAAAAAGGCCTCTCTTGGAAACAGTCCTGAAGTGGAGAGCTTTGCAGGTGATTCGACCCCAGTAAGCTCTACACCAGAAAAAGACCCTTTATCGAAGGTGACCATATGCTGGAAGACAGTAGAAATGAAAGTAAATTTTGCCTATGTGGCTTTTGTGGAGTATGTTCTGAACCCATCAAATTTCTGGGTACGCACTAATGATCATCAGAACAGATTCCAAGACTTAATGAAGAAGATAGGAGAATTATATGATTCTtgtgagaaggaagaaatgattcTTAGAAAACCAGAGCCTGGATTATTTTGTTGTGCTCGGTATAACAAGGACATGCATTTTTATAGAGCTGTCATCACTGAAGTTAATGGTTATAagattaatgtttattttttggaTTTTGGAAATACTGAATCTGTACCATTTTATGATGTAAAAATTTTGCTGCAAGAATTTTGTGAATTACCAGCACTAGCGATGTGCTGTTCCCTGGCTCATGCGTGTCCTACAGAAGATATATGGGTGAAGAAAGCAacggatttttttaaaaagacagtatTTGACAAAGCACTCCTACTTAAAGTTGTAgccaagaaaaatgacaaatatatcgTTAATGTACAGTGTGTCGAAGCCTCTGGGAAAGTTAATGTTGTTGGTCTTATGGTGCAAGCTGGTTATGCAGAATATTGGGAAGTAAAGCCAGATTGTCTTCCAAAACTTGGAACAGACTTTTTAGGACCAAATTTAAAACCTGAGCTCAACATTGCAGTTGCACAAGCCAAGCAGCCTCTTTTAACCGTAGCTGGCCACAGTTCTGTGAGCAAGTCAGAATTCTCAGTTGCTGCCTTTGCAGGATCAGAGACTCCTTTTCCTAGAAATCTAGGGCACGTATCCGGGACATGTGAGCCTCTGCATCCATACAAAGAATACGTCTTCAAGCCCGGAACTGTTATCGATGTTAAGTGTTCATATTTCTCttgccctggagatttttcttgcCAGCTGCAGAGTAAGTTACCAGAGCTTATGCTGCTCATGGAGCAGATGCAGAAATATTATGGGACCCATAATGACCCTTATCAGGCAGGACAGATCGCTTGTGTTGCCAGGTATGCGAAAGATGGAAAGTGGTACCGAGCAGCTGTTCTGACTCAAGTGTCCCCCAGAGAAGTGGATGTCATATTTGTTGACTATGGTAACCaggaaagaattttatttaaagatcTTTGTGCTATTAACCCGGACTTTCTTATTTTAGAGGGTCAGGCATTTAGATGTAGTCTTAACAACTTAATCGAACCTGTTAATTCTGAATCATTCAGTTGGACAACCAAGTCTTGCATAGACTTTGGAaacttcatttctttatataatgGCCTATTGACTTGTATCATCTATGCTTTAGTTTTAATACAGCCAAATTGCCTGTGCAACATAGTCGACCTGCGGACGCCTTTCATCAGTGCCCGGGAATTTCTGGTCAATTGTGGTTGTGCACAACATAGTGCATTTTTAAAGTCTTTGCCAGCATCAGTGAGCCTTTACAGTTTCTGCTATTCttcttttaacttaaaaatcGGAAGCGAAGAAGAAGTTTATATATCCCACATCCGAAGCCCCAAAAAATTTTATTGTCAACTGAGGAGAAATAATCGAAGTCTGGAGGTTATAGCGGCAAAGATCGAAGAGATCAATAACTTCTCAAATTATCCAAAATTTGATGGCAAAACAAGATTATGCTTGTCTAGATACTTTGAAGATGGTCTCTTTTACAGAGCAATAGCATCTCCTGTGGATTTATCATCCTATTTGTTGGTATATTTTGTGGACTTTGGAAATAAACAAATAGTAGAAGGAAATAAATTGATCCCTATTTTAGACCATTCTTCAGAGTTGCTTTTTACACCTATGCAGGCAATAAAGTGCTATCTCTCAGATCTTCAAGAAGTAGATATTCCAACAGAAACCAATATCTGGTTTGAAGAAAACTTTCTAGGAAAATCACTGAAAGCAGTGGTGGTGTCGAGGGATTCAGATGCCCAACTTGGCTTAGAACTATATGATGGAAATCAGCAGataaatcagaaaattaaaaCCTTGCTTCAAGTATCTGGGAAAAAATATGACCAAGGAAGATACATGGAAAAGTTTCATAAAAAATACGAAAATAAAATGTTGAGTAAGGGATCATCAAAAGACAAAGTATATCACTGTCATTCTACCATAACGAAAACGAATCATCCCAAGTTTCTTGAAAACAAAGTGGATCACATTGTGAATTCTAAAGATGTACACGTTAAACTTCTAAGATCGCCAGACTCTTCTCCGATTGAGCCTGTTTTAAAAAGCAAGGTGAACCAACCTTTAAAGATGAGactaaaaaatacaaatgaaaaaactatcCCTGAATCTGCTTCCCAGTTTGACTTAATTAATGAAGGAAAACCATTATGTGCTGCATCAGAAACTTGTATAGCTAGACCGTGTATAGCTATAGCAAAAGCAGAGAGTGTGGCTAGACCACAAATCTCtgaccttcctcctcctcctgttcatCTAAATGCCAGAGTTAATGGCTACATATCAAATATATGGAGTCCAGCAAGTTTCCACATTCAGCTTGCGGAGAGTGAAGACTTAATCTTTACACTTGCAAAAGAACTAAATGAAGGGATGGCAGATCTAGATAGAGAGAGTGAATTGACTGCACTTTCAGTGGGAGATCTCGTGGTTGCAAAGTATGCTGTTGATAATGCCTTATATCGAGCAGTAATTAAGAACGTTTTATCAAGGAATTCTTTTGAAGTGGAATTTATTGACTACGGTAACACAGAAATTGTCAATTTGTCCCAAATCCATGAGCTTGATAGGAAATTTTTGACTGTTCCTCAGCTTGGCCTTCATGCTTTTCTCAGTGGAGTAAGATATAATGAGCCCGATGAATTATGGGACAGCAAAACAGTAGGTTACTTTgctgaaaaagtaaaaaacaaattaatttcttGTGAATTTCTCAAGAAGCATGAGCAAAAGTGGGAAGTAAATATTATCTGTGATGAAAAGTGTGTTGTTAATGAAATGATGAAGTGGATAGCTTGTTCAAAGAAGCGAGAGAAAGTATCAAAAGTACCTGAAACTGTCTCTAAAAAAGTGACTCTTGTTATtgataacaaagaaaagaaagggtcAAATGAAAATAAGCGTCCTAGAGCATCCTGCCACCAACCAGCTAAAATCCCCAAGTCTGAGTTAAAGCCTGGACAGCTTGAGAAGGCCGAGATACTTCATATTTCAAAATGTGGAAACTTTTCGGTGAAACTAAGTAAAAATGCACAGGTATCCTCCAGCTTGCTTTCCTTGATACTTAAAGAAGCCAAGGAAAACCCTTTCTTGCCTGTAGAAAATATAGAAGAAGGCTTAGAATGCCTGATAAAATCTAGATTCACGGCCACGTGGTGCCGTGCCAAAGTGGAGAAGTGtttgggagaagagaagatgCTCGTTTATTTGCTCGACTGTGGCCGCTACGAAGTGGTTCCCTTGTTGGGGACGAAGGAGCTCGGCCACGAGATTCGAAGCATTCCCCAACAAGCAGTGCCTTGCAAGTggatttggatagaaaatgccagaaAGATGTCATTTGAGTCCACGGCACACTTGTTCTCCCACCTGGAAACCAAAATCCTCTTTCTCCGCTATCTGGATGCTGCCTGGGAAGTCGAGATCTTGGTGGATGGCCTGTTGCTATTGGAGTACCTGAACTTTAGAGTTAGTCAGAGTGAGGAAAGAAAGCAGAATCGTTCAGAAATCGTTCTCAGCGTGGAGTCAAAGAGCCCCGTGCTATCCTTCAGAGTGAACTCTGTTAAATGGGCTCTTCTCCAGACTGACCGACAGTACAGAGGCTTTGCCACGGCCGTTTCTGACCCCTCGGACTTCTGTATGCAGCTAGAGGACTTCTTTGATACCATGTCTTCGCTGTGTAGACTGCTTTTGGCTCTGCCTGATCGCCTACCTACCCTGCCTCCACAGCTGGTCGTTCCAGGATCCAGCTGTTTGTTCAGATGTGGGTGGGAAGACCAGTGGAAGAGGGCAGAAGTTTCTGAAGTCTCCACTCAGTCGGTGCAGCTTCTGTTGATGGACTATGGCTTTTCCGTAAGCATTCCCCGCTCAGAGTGTGCTAACCTCCGGATCCTTCCCGATGAGCTTCTGTGTTTGCCGCGGCTGACTTACCACTGTGCCTTACATGGCATCCTCCCTGCTAATGGGGACCACTGGGAGGAGGctgcaaaagctttttttaaagacTTACTGTCCAAGCCGGGCTTGTTCTTTCAGCCTCGGAAGTATAGTCCTGGGATGAAACTAGAAGTTGAAGTCACACATGGGAAAAATAGCCTGGCAGACCTGCTAGTGGTAGCTGGACATGCCGTCTTCTCTAAAGAGGTGGCTCATTTGGTGGCAGTGAATAGCATCCAGTCTACTAAAATTGAGTATAAGTTGCAGGGAAGGCACTTTTATCCATTATTAGATAAGAaggtttttccaaatgaaaacgTCCTTTTGACATGCACAGGGAAAGAGGGACCACAACAGTGGAAATTTGTTCCTTGGAAAGatgtctacaaaaatatttttgggaaGGCCACCCCTAGTACTTGTTTTCATTCTAGAAACTTGACCCTGAGGAAGAAAATTGGTAATGGAAAACACAAATCTAAAAGTACTATAAAGTTCGAGACATGTGAAAGAAACACGTTTTGGGAACAACATAATCACTGGAGAAACGAATCTAGTTGCATTGAAAATATTCCTGAAAACCTACCAGCAGAAGGAGCGTGGAAAACATATAACCTTTGTACCAGAATAAAAACGTTGAACATCAATGAAGAAATggtactggaaaaaaaatcaaacc AGGAGGGAGGTGAGAATTCAGATCATTTCAGCATCAGTTTGCCAGCTACTGTTCAAAAGGAAACCAATTTGGGAATCAGTTTGCCGGCTACTGTTCAAAAGGAACTTAATCCTGGGAGTCCTGAGGGATGCGCCCACCACTCCACAATGTGTGGTGACG CTATTGAAGATTCCAACGATTTTCTTCAGTTAGGGGATGTACAGCTGAAGAGGAACCTCATTTCATGA